GCTCCTTGACCAGGATAAGGAGCAGGAGTAGGGGCCACTGGAgcatgtggtggtggtggataaTAACCTTGAGCTggctgtggtggtggtggtggtggataaTAACCTTGAGCTGGCAGTGCTGGTGGTGGCTGATTAAAGTAGCCACCATAGGGATAGGGATTACCATAGGGAGTTGGTGGAGGTTGGTAGCCATAGTAGTATGGCTGATATGGATAAGGGGATGGTGCTGGTTGCGGCACATACACCGGTTGATTGTATGGATAAGGATGTGGGGGACCATAGGCTGGGtgtggtggcggtggtggtggcgAATGATCGTGTTTTCCCTTATGATG
The Stomoxys calcitrans chromosome 3, idStoCalc2.1, whole genome shotgun sequence genome window above contains:
- the LOC106088700 gene encoding nematocyst expressed protein 4 — protein: MNRFQWVLSILLITGLFMGMRADSDSDSDSDSGSNSSESNESKKHGKHHKGKHDHSPPPPPPHPAYGPPHPYPYNQPVYVPQPAPSPYPYQPYYYGYQPPPTPYGNPYPYGGYFNQPPPALPAQGYYPPPPPPQPAQGYYPPPPHAPVAPTPAPYPGQGAVPTQAPPAFPGIPGGSSTINHSLKVNKEYQEDGHHYRPDGTPT